Part of the Hydrotalea sp. genome is shown below.
CTAAAGCTAAATGGAAAGAGCGCAATAGCAAATTCAATATAAATTTTAAATTTTTTAAGGTTGAAGAACTATTTGATTATTGTAGAACAAAACCATCCGAGATTATTGATTTAAAAATTACTAAGTCAATGACTAGAGAAAAAGACTATGTAGCATTCGCGCTAATCAGAGATTATAAAAATTTTTTAACAAAAGAGAATAATATTAATAATGATCTCTTTGATTATAATATTAGAGCATTTATGGGAAATAGAAAGAATTCTATTAATAATAAAATATTAGATTCTTTGCAAAATCCTAAAGATAAATTTTGGCGCCTAAATAATGGCATAACAATAATTGCCAAGGATATAGGAACTCCTGATGAAACAACTATGAAGCTTACAGATCCTAAAATAGTCAATGGATTGCAAACTTCTTATTCTATTTTTAATTTTGGTAAGGCAGAAGATAGCAAATTACAAAACTCACAAGACGAAATTTTGATTAAAATAATTAAAATTGGTGACAATGAAGAAATAAAAGATAGGATTATTGTATCTACTAATTCTCAAACGCCTATTCCTAGGTATGCTTTGAACATGACAGAAGATATTCATTCTAAAATAAGTTTATTTTTTGAGAAAAATTACTTAGGTAATGAGCAAGACCTTTTTTATGAGGATAAAGTTAATCGTTTTGGAAGTCAGAATAAACCCAAAAAGCAAATAGTTACTGTTTTACAAATGATTAAGGCGGTTTTAGGAATTTTTTTACAAAGACCGCATGATGCAAGAGGACGGCCATCTAATATTTTTGATGAAAAAAATCACGAAGATTATGAGAATATTTTTTCTAATCATGAATTGCTTTTTTATTATTCGTGTATAAAAATAGTTAAGAGGATTGAATTATTTTTAGAAGCAAAGTCATTAGAAAGCAGAGAGCGAGCAGATATAATATATTATATTGCTATGTGTTTGGTTTGCTTTTTACTGAAGGAAAGGAAGCCTATAAATAACGACATTGCAAATATAAATTTTAAAACGATTGAGGAGAGCTTGATAGATAAAATTTATAACAAAATTGATGCAGTATATACCGATTTTGATAGAAGCTCTAAAAATGCAAAGGGTAACGATATGGTTAAGGCGGTTGGTAAATGGCTAGACACAGAGCCATGGAAATAGTTATTATTTTTTCAGCCGTTCCATCATCTGCGGCACATCCTTATCACCGCGACCGCACAGGTTCATGATGATTATTTCGTCTTTGCCCATGGTTGGCGCGAGTTTGATAAGATGGGCGATGGCGTGGGCTGGCTCCAGCGCGGGAATTATCCCCTCCAACCTGGCGCATAATTGAAATGCCGCGACGGCTTCCGCGTCGGTCGCCGAGACATAATTGACGCGGGCCACTGAATGAAGATAAGAATGTTCGGGGCCTATCCCCGGGTAATCCAATCCGGCGGAGATGGAAAAGGCCTCCTCAATTTGCCCATCGTCGTCTTGCAATAAATAGGTGCGGTTGCCATGCAGAACCCCCGGTTGCCCACCGGAAATTGACGCCGCATGTTGGTGGCTGGCAATGCCCATGCCGCCGGCCTCGACGCCGAAAATTTTAACCTCGGGGTCGTTTAAAAATGGATAGAACAAACCCATGGCGTTACTGCCACCGCCGATGCAGGCAATCAGCGCGTCTGGCAATCGCCCCTCGGCCTTCATTATTTGCACGCGGGCTTCCTTACCAATTACCGATTGGAATTCGCGCACCATTTCGGGGTAGGGGTGCGGCCCGGCGACGGTGCCGATGATATAAAATGTATCAAGCACCTTATCGACCCAATAACGCAAGGCCTCGTTCATTGCATCCTTCAGGGTTTGACTGCCGCCAGTGACGGCCACAACCTCCGCCCCCAGCAATTTCATGCGGAAAACATTTTGCTCTTGGCGCGCCACGTCCTTCGCCCCCATAAAAATTTTGCATTCCATATCGAACAGGGCGCACACCGTGGCAACCGCCACACCATGTTGGCCGGCACCGGTTTCGGCGATGATTTTTTTCTTGCCCATTTTGCGCGCCAATAATATCTGGCCAAGCACGTTGTTTATTTTGTGACTGCCGGTGTGGTTTAATTCATCGCGCTTAAAATAAATTTTTGCGCCATTAAGGTGCTTGGTAAATTTTTCGGCAAAATAAAGCGGGCTGGGGCGGCCGGCGTAATGTTCCAAATAATAATCCAATTCGGCGCGGAATTCTTTATCATGGCGGTATTTTTTCCATGCTTGCTCGACCGCCAATATCAGCGGCATCAAGGTTTCGGCTACATAACGGCCGCCAAATTGGCCAAAATGACCATTATCGTCGGGGCCAAAGTGATAATTGTTGGGGGGTGTTTTTGACATGGTTGTTATTATCAGTTGTTATCATAAATTATTGCTTTTATCAAAATGTTATGACGGCTATATCTCGGGTTAAGCATTCCTTAAATCTCAGCGGGTGCTTGCCGTAAGCGATTTTTGGGGCTTGTGGCAAAGCAACTTATATGCTAGCTTTAATAGAATAGCGATAAGGAGTATTTTTATGAAAAATAAAAACAAACAAAAATCTTTAAGAGTTTTTATCAACCTAGCAAGGGTTGTAGGCTTGATTTGTTTCGCTATTGCTTTTTCAAGTAGCGCATTTAATTTGGGCAATGATTTGATAGCTTATCCTGCAACAATTCTAGGATTAACCGCTGTCGCCAAACATGTTGCGACTCATTTTATTGTTTAATAAAATGAAAAAGCGGCATATTAAGGCCTTAGCTAGAATTGATAAAATTCTCATTGCTGTATTTTTTACTGCGTTGGTTATTCCATTCAATATAAGAGTGGATATAATGACAACATGCGCTTTAGCCACCTCCCTTATTTATGGCATGATGTATGGCTTGGAGTGGCGCATTCCCGATAGTCATAAATTTTTTGATAAAGGAAAAGGCATGTCATGTCTTTTGCATATAGCTATAGTCTATACGATAGTTGCGGGGGTTATTTATATTATTGAAACACAATTATTAAAATATAATGATGTTATTTTAAATATACCAATGACCTTTGCATTTCTGCTTGTTACAAATTTTATGGAAAAAAAATAAAAAAATAAATAGCTGTTATTTGCCCCAGCTATAAACGGATTGTAATATCCAATTTATGGTGATGGCCAATCTTGTTTGACGGCAGAATCACGGCTATGAAGGGGGATGCTATCTTTTCTTCGCCTGTTGCCGCCCGAAATGGCGCATCGCCTGACGCTCCGCCTATTGCCTGCCGCCTCCTATTTATATGGCAGTTTTTCTGATTACAACCGCCAGAACAACATCGCCCAGGAATTATTCGGCATGACGTTCCTTAACCCATTTGGCATGGCCGCCGGTTTTGATAAAAACGCGGTGGCATCACGCGCCATCATGCGCATGGGTTTTGGATTTTTGGAGGTTGGCACCGTCACCCCCAACCCGCAAGCTGGCAACCCGCCACCGCGGCTGTTCCGCCTGAATCGCGAACGGGCGATTATCAATCGCTTGGGCTTCCCCAGCGACGGCATGGTGGTTGTTAGGCAAAACCTTATCGAGGCCAACCAAGTGGAATTTAGCGGTTATAAAAAACAAACCATGGCGCGCGAAAATATCGACAGCCTGACCGATGAAAAAATGGCGCAAATCCAAAAACGATGGGATGAGGAAGAGGAGGGTTTAAAAACCGGCGCGTCGTGGCTGTGGCCTTGTCCATTGTTTATCAACATTGGCCCCAACAAGAATTCCGAAAAACCGATAAATGATTTCGCCATTGTCGCAAAAAAATTATCGCCCCTGGCATCGGGGTTTGTTATCAATGTGTCATCGCCCAACACGGCGGGCCTACGCGCGTTGCAAACGCCTGAAAGTTTAAAAAAAATTATTGATAAAGTGCGAAAGGTTTCGACCAAACCGCTGTTGTTGAAATTCTCCCCCGATTTAACCAGCCAACAGGTCGAGGCGATGGCGCAATTTTGCCTGCAGGAAAAAATCGACGGCGCGGTGTTAACCAACACCACCATCGCCCGTGCCGGTGTCGAACGGTCGCGTTACAAAGACGAAACCGGCGGTTTAAGTGGCAAACCATTGTTCAACGCCGCGACGCGCATCCTGGCGCAATTTTATTTGGCATCCAGGGGGAAAATTCCGTTGATTGGCGTCGGCGGGGTTATGTCGCCCGAGGATGCGGTGGAAAAAATTCGCGCCGGCGCAAGTTTGGTCGAGGGCTATAGCGGGTTTGTTTACCACGGTCGCGCCTTGCTATTGGAGTCATTGAAAATGCTTGACCACGAAACAAAAAGAACGCCATTGGTATCGCTGATTGGGAGCTCTGCGGGGGAATATGCAAAATACTAAATCACCCGACAATTTTCCGGTCGCCGGTGTTATCGGCCACCCGATAACCCATTCCCTAAGCCCCGCCCTGCATAACCATTGGCTGAAAAAAATGGGCTTGCCCGGCCGTTATGAATCGCGCGACGTCGCGCCGGCGGATTGCGCGCGGTTTTTTGCCGATTTGCGCAATGGTAAAGTTGGTTGGGTGGGTTGCAATGTAACCCTGCCGCATAAAATTGTTGCGCTGGACCATTGCGATGTTTTAAGCGATGCGGCAAAAAAAATTGGCGCGGTTAATACGATAATTGTGCGGAACGGCAAATTGCATGGCGACAATACCGATTGGTTGGGGTTTAGTGAAAACCTGTTGTCTTGGGCGGCATTTCGTGCCGTCCCTAAAAACCGCGCGGTGGTTATCGGTGCGGGTGGCGCGGCGCGCGGGGTGATTTACGGCCTGCAACAATTGGGGTTTGGCGACATCATTGTTGTCAACCGCACGGTAGAAAAATTGCAAGATTTGCGCGATGATTTTGGCATCGCTGTCGATTCCTTGGCATCCTTGCCAAAACATATTGGCGCGGCGAACCTGCTGGTTAATGCGACTTCGCTCGGGCTTAAGGGTGAAATGTTGCCGGTCGATTTCACGACCTTACCACGCGGCATTTTATTGCATGATATTATTTATGGGGCGCATTTGACTCATTTTTTGACAACCGGCAAAGAATTTGGCTTTGCGGTGAAGGATGGGTTGGGCATGCTTATCCACCAGGGCATCCCCGGTTTTAAGGCTTGGTTCAAAACCGACAAAAACCCGCCGGTCGATGATGATTTACGCCATTATTTATTGTCACAGAAAAAATAAAAAACATGGTTGAAAAAAAATTACAAATCATCGGCTTAACCGGTTCTATAGCGACCGGCAAATCGGCGGTGGCGGCTATCTTGACCGCGCGGGGTTTCCACGTGCTCGACGCTGACGACGCGGCCAAACAATTGTCGGCCGTCGGCGGTGCCGCCCATGACGAAATTGCAACCCGATTCCCCATGGCGTTGCGCGACGACAAAACAATCGACCGAAAAAAATTGGCGGCGGTGGTCTTCGCCGATAAGGAAAAATTGACGCAATTGGAAAAAATCCTCCACCCAAAAATAAAAAACCTGCGCGACGAATTTTACGCGGCGGCGCGGCAACGCGGCGACAAGGTTATTTTTATCATGGTGCCGCTGTTGTTTGAAAAAGCCATCGACCAAGAATGCGATAAAACATGGGTCGTAACCTCAACCCCCGCGGTGCAAAGCGAACGGGCATTGCACCGCCCCGGCATGACCCCCGAATTATTGGATAAGATTCGCGCCAGCCAAATGCCAGACGCCGAAAAAATAAAACGCGCTGACGTGGTGATTGAAAACAACGGCACGCTGGATGACCTAAAGCAAAAAATCGATTCGGCGATAAAAACCTTATAGCGCAAATTCATAGCACAGATAATGGCCAGCAAATAGCCCGAAAATAGCCTCTTTTAAGGGCGTGAAAAAAAATCTTTCTACTAATGCATTTTCTGCTTGCAAATTAAGAGAAATCTGCAATAATCACGATTATGAATTCGTTAGTTGTCTCAACCAAAAAAAATACGCAAAAAGTTGCGAAGCGTTTTGTGCGTCAAATTGGTGCAACCGCCGCCGTGGCGTTGGTTGCCGGGCTGTTGACCGCGACCTTTCCCAATGTGGCGAAGGCGGCCTGTGACACGCCGAATAAAATGTGCGGCAATGAATTGAAAGTATTCGATTACGGCGGCAATAATATCATCGGTTGGGTGCCGGATTACGCAAAAAAATACCCCAAAGCACCAACCTGGCTGGTGTTTGTTGATACGGGCGAGGCATTGGCCAAGGTTAGGGGCGGGTTTCAAGTTGATATCGCCAACCTCAGCAATTCTGATAATAGCAAAGACAACCCCTATTGGCTCGACTATATCCAGCCGTGGGATACAAGCAAAATTACCGGCTGGAAAGATATTTATCCATTTTGGAAAAATGCCCCCGGGTTTGAACCAATCAATGGCAAATATTACATGATACCAACCTATTTTGGCATTGAGGCCGCGGTTTATGACTCGCGCCGCATTCAAACGGGCGAAATAAAATCATTGAAGGATTTTGCCGACCCAAAATACAAGGGTCGCGTTTTTATGCCCGATACCGCCTATGACAATTATGCTTTTTGCATGTTGGCAATGGGGATGAAGAAGCCATTTTTAAAATTAACCAAGGCCGATATTGATACCTGCGACCCATTTTTGCGGTCGGTGGCGAAAAACGTGCGGCTTTATTACACCGACAGCGACAATGTGGTGGTGGGTTTAAAAACCGGCGAACTATGGTTGGGTTGGGCTTGGATGGACCAACCACTCACCGCCAATAAGGAACGGGCAAAAGATCCGAAGGGTGATAAGAAGCAAGTGATTTTGGACAGGGAGTTGGGTATTGCCCTGTTTGCGTCTGGCATGGTGTTGCTAAAAAACGCCAAACCAGCCAATATCGAGTTAGCCTATGACTACACCAACGCGCTCCTCAATGGCGGTGCCGATTGGTTGGTGCATCAATGGGGTTATGGCTCGCCCAATAAAAAGTCGATGGACGCGTTGGAAGCCAAGGAACCCAATTTGTTAAAAAAACATTATATTGATAACCTTGAATCATATGTTAAATCAAACAAGGCGGTTATCTTCGCCACCCTGCCCAAGGATGTAAACGATTACGCCATATCAAAATGGGAACAGATTAAATCTGGCGCGGCCCCGAAGTAATTAGGGTTGATAAATAGGCGTGGTTTAGCCATTTTTGCCTACCGAGGGCTTATATTTCGTTATATTGCAATATAAATTATGGCCATTTTGGCTATTGTGTTTTGGCCAACCCAGCATTATACGCCGGTCATGAACACGACCACCTTACGGGACGAAAAAACCTCCTCAGATTACACTATTGACGCTGGCACAAAAATTGGCCACACCCATTTAAAGGTCGCCGACCTGGATAGGGCGATTGATTTTTGGCGCAATATTATTGGGCTGGAATTGCAACAAAAAATGGGTCAGCATGCGGCTTTTCTTTCCGCCGGTGGCTATCATCACCATATTGGGCTTAATACATGGGAAAGCAAGGACGGCACCGCGCCGCCGCCGGGCACCACCGGCCTTTACCATGTGGCGTTGTTATACCCGACGCGACGCGCGTTGGGCGTGGCATTAAAAAAATTGATGGAGGCCAAATGGCCGCTGGACGGTGCGGCCGACCACGGCGTGTCGGAGGCATTATACCTGCGCGACCCGGATGGCAACGGCATCGAGTTATATTGGGACCGGTCGCCAAAATATTGGCCAAGGGATAGCGATGGAAAATTGGCGATGTTTACCAGCCGGTTGGATTTACAAAGCTTGCTGGCCGAAGCAGAGCAATAAATTTAGCCCATATAATTATTCTATCGCTAACGCTACTTGAGAACGCGCTCCGCTACTTGAGGGCAATAAATTTAGCCCATATAATTATTCTATCGCTAACGCTACTTGAGGGCGCACTCCGCTACTTGAGGGCGCGATAAATTTTGAGCGATTATAATTTACAAACGGTAAGGGCGCGTTCCACCGCGGGGCGGGCGAGCAGGTCGTCGCGCCAGCGGGTGACATTGGTGTATTTGTTTAATTCCAAAACCTCGCCGGCCTTGTAACCGGTTTCTAAACCGCGCACCCATGGCACAATGGCGAAATCGGCGATGGTGAGTTCATCACCAATAACATATTTTTTGCCGGTTAATTGTTTGTCGAGCACGGCGAGCAGGCGTTTAACTTCCTTGGTATAGCGGTCGATGGCGTAGGGAACTTTTTCCGGCGCGTAAACCGTGAAATGACCAAATTGCCCGAACATCGGCCCCAGGCCGGCCATTTGCCAAAACAACCATTGAATCGTTTGACTGCGTTTGGCGGCGTCTTTCGGTAAAAATTTGCCGGTTTTTTCGGCCAAATAAAGCAATATCGCGCCCGATTCGATAACGGGGAAGGGTTTGCCGCCCGGGCCATCGGGGTCGACAATCGCCGGAATTTTTGAATTGGGGTTGATGGCAATAAATTCGGCGGTGAATTGATCGCCCTTTGATATATTAATAAGATGCGCATCGTAGGGGATTGC
Proteins encoded:
- a CDS encoding AIPR family protein, whose translation is MSKLKTQELTPNQKDVLALLDGQFSAFKLFPDGISDERKYEWFCSYQIIKFLNSNIDIDMLERGVVGNGGDGGIDSIYISLDSRLTEDGWDEDIDTTLGPRRTIDIHCIQATTSSGISKAKVSQALETIERLLIDGNLDIYKKHYNADLINAIEPIIKIRTAIDPIINLHFFYCTKGFEDVHPNILQDIESSKAKWKERNSKFNINFKFFKVEELFDYCRTKPSEIIDLKITKSMTREKDYVAFALIRDYKNFLTKENNINNDLFDYNIRAFMGNRKNSINNKILDSLQNPKDKFWRLNNGITIIAKDIGTPDETTMKLTDPKIVNGLQTSYSIFNFGKAEDSKLQNSQDEILIKIIKIGDNEEIKDRIIVSTNSQTPIPRYALNMTEDIHSKISLFFEKNYLGNEQDLFYEDKVNRFGSQNKPKKQIVTVLQMIKAVLGIFLQRPHDARGRPSNIFDEKNHEDYENIFSNHELLFYYSCIKIVKRIELFLEAKSLESRERADIIYYIAMCLVCFLLKERKPINNDIANINFKTIEESLIDKIYNKIDAVYTDFDRSSKNAKGNDMVKAVGKWLDTEPWK
- the trpB gene encoding tryptophan synthase subunit beta — protein: MSKTPPNNYHFGPDDNGHFGQFGGRYVAETLMPLILAVEQAWKKYRHDKEFRAELDYYLEHYAGRPSPLYFAEKFTKHLNGAKIYFKRDELNHTGSHKINNVLGQILLARKMGKKKIIAETGAGQHGVAVATVCALFDMECKIFMGAKDVARQEQNVFRMKLLGAEVVAVTGGSQTLKDAMNEALRYWVDKVLDTFYIIGTVAGPHPYPEMVREFQSVIGKEARVQIMKAEGRLPDALIACIGGGSNAMGLFYPFLNDPEVKIFGVEAGGMGIASHQHAASISGGQPGVLHGNRTYLLQDDDGQIEEAFSISAGLDYPGIGPEHSYLHSVARVNYVSATDAEAVAAFQLCARLEGIIPALEPAHAIAHLIKLAPTMGKDEIIIMNLCGRGDKDVPQMMERLKK
- a CDS encoding dihydroorotate dehydrogenase 2; amino-acid sequence: MLSFLRLLPPEMAHRLTLRLLPAASYLYGSFSDYNRQNNIAQELFGMTFLNPFGMAAGFDKNAVASRAIMRMGFGFLEVGTVTPNPQAGNPPPRLFRLNRERAIINRLGFPSDGMVVVRQNLIEANQVEFSGYKKQTMARENIDSLTDEKMAQIQKRWDEEEEGLKTGASWLWPCPLFINIGPNKNSEKPINDFAIVAKKLSPLASGFVINVSSPNTAGLRALQTPESLKKIIDKVRKVSTKPLLLKFSPDLTSQQVEAMAQFCLQEKIDGAVLTNTTIARAGVERSRYKDETGGLSGKPLFNAATRILAQFYLASRGKIPLIGVGGVMSPEDAVEKIRAGASLVEGYSGFVYHGRALLLESLKMLDHETKRTPLVSLIGSSAGEYAKY
- the aroE gene encoding shikimate dehydrogenase, translated to MQNTKSPDNFPVAGVIGHPITHSLSPALHNHWLKKMGLPGRYESRDVAPADCARFFADLRNGKVGWVGCNVTLPHKIVALDHCDVLSDAAKKIGAVNTIIVRNGKLHGDNTDWLGFSENLLSWAAFRAVPKNRAVVIGAGGAARGVIYGLQQLGFGDIIVVNRTVEKLQDLRDDFGIAVDSLASLPKHIGAANLLVNATSLGLKGEMLPVDFTTLPRGILLHDIIYGAHLTHFLTTGKEFGFAVKDGLGMLIHQGIPGFKAWFKTDKNPPVDDDLRHYLLSQKK
- the coaE gene encoding dephospho-CoA kinase (Dephospho-CoA kinase (CoaE) performs the final step in coenzyme A biosynthesis.) translates to MVEKKLQIIGLTGSIATGKSAVAAILTARGFHVLDADDAAKQLSAVGGAAHDEIATRFPMALRDDKTIDRKKLAAVVFADKEKLTQLEKILHPKIKNLRDEFYAAARQRGDKVIFIMVPLLFEKAIDQECDKTWVVTSTPAVQSERALHRPGMTPELLDKIRASQMPDAEKIKRADVVIENNGTLDDLKQKIDSAIKTL
- a CDS encoding ABC transporter substrate-binding protein is translated as MNSLVVSTKKNTQKVAKRFVRQIGATAAVALVAGLLTATFPNVAKAACDTPNKMCGNELKVFDYGGNNIIGWVPDYAKKYPKAPTWLVFVDTGEALAKVRGGFQVDIANLSNSDNSKDNPYWLDYIQPWDTSKITGWKDIYPFWKNAPGFEPINGKYYMIPTYFGIEAAVYDSRRIQTGEIKSLKDFADPKYKGRVFMPDTAYDNYAFCMLAMGMKKPFLKLTKADIDTCDPFLRSVAKNVRLYYTDSDNVVVGLKTGELWLGWAWMDQPLTANKERAKDPKGDKKQVILDRELGIALFASGMVLLKNAKPANIELAYDYTNALLNGGADWLVHQWGYGSPNKKSMDALEAKEPNLLKKHYIDNLESYVKSNKAVIFATLPKDVNDYAISKWEQIKSGAAPK
- a CDS encoding VOC family protein, with the protein product MNTTTLRDEKTSSDYTIDAGTKIGHTHLKVADLDRAIDFWRNIIGLELQQKMGQHAAFLSAGGYHHHIGLNTWESKDGTAPPPGTTGLYHVALLYPTRRALGVALKKLMEAKWPLDGAADHGVSEALYLRDPDGNGIELYWDRSPKYWPRDSDGKLAMFTSRLDLQSLLAEAEQ
- a CDS encoding glutathione binding-like protein; the protein is MPDKIQLYSLATPNGVKVAIALEEMAIPYDAHLINISKGDQFTAEFIAINPNSKIPAIVDPDGPGGKPFPVIESGAILLYLAEKTGKFLPKDAAKRSQTIQWLFWQMAGLGPMFGQFGHFTVYAPEKVPYAIDRYTKEVKRLLAVLDKQLTGKKYVIGDELTIADFAIVPWVRGLETGYKAGEVLELNKYTNVTRWRDDLLARPAVERALTVCKL